One genomic segment of Amycolatopsis sp. Hca4 includes these proteins:
- a CDS encoding PHB depolymerase family esterase codes for MSGFRTAFVTITSALLMAVTAAVVPAPASAASLVEVTGFGNNPGAMRMHVYVPDNRPANPAIVVAMHGCGGSGPGFYSGSEFAALANRYGFLVIYPSAQQQAGFGNCFDTWSDAAKRRGGGSDPVSIVSMVTYAEQHYGGDPNRVFATGSSSGGMMTNEMLALYPDVFKAGAAFMGVPFTCFANAADFPPWSSKCTGNGGANRTPQQWGDAVRQAYPGYTGARPRVQLWHGTADTLVPYALLQEEIEQWTNVFGLSQTPTSADTPQNGWNRRRYGDKVEAYSIQGAGHSLPAAGMAAAAIAFFGLGG; via the coding sequence ATGAGTGGATTCAGAACGGCGTTCGTGACCATCACCAGTGCCCTGCTGATGGCCGTCACCGCGGCCGTGGTCCCGGCCCCGGCGTCGGCCGCTTCGCTGGTGGAAGTGACCGGCTTCGGGAACAACCCGGGCGCGATGCGCATGCACGTCTACGTGCCGGACAACCGGCCTGCCAACCCCGCGATCGTGGTCGCCATGCACGGCTGTGGCGGTTCCGGGCCCGGGTTCTACTCCGGCAGCGAATTCGCCGCGCTGGCCAACCGCTACGGGTTCCTCGTCATCTACCCCAGCGCCCAGCAGCAGGCCGGGTTCGGCAACTGCTTCGACACGTGGTCGGACGCGGCGAAACGCCGGGGCGGCGGCAGCGACCCGGTTTCGATCGTGTCGATGGTGACCTACGCGGAGCAGCACTACGGCGGCGACCCGAACCGCGTCTTCGCCACCGGTTCTTCCTCCGGCGGCATGATGACCAACGAAATGCTCGCTCTCTACCCGGACGTGTTCAAGGCGGGCGCGGCGTTCATGGGCGTCCCGTTCACCTGCTTCGCCAATGCCGCGGACTTCCCGCCGTGGTCGAGCAAGTGCACCGGCAACGGCGGCGCGAACCGCACACCGCAGCAGTGGGGTGACGCGGTCCGGCAGGCCTACCCCGGCTACACCGGCGCCCGCCCGCGGGTCCAGCTGTGGCACGGCACCGCCGACACGCTCGTGCCGTATGCGTTGCTGCAGGAGGAAATCGAGCAGTGGACCAACGTCTTCGGCCTGAGCCAGACGCCGACGTCGGCGGACACCCCGCAGAACGGCTGGAACCGCCGCCGCTACGGCGACAAGGTCGAGGCCTACAGCATCCAGGGTGCCGGGCACAGCCTGCCCGCGGCCGGCATGGCCGCCGCCGCGATCGCCTTCTTCGGCTTGGGCGGGTAG
- a CDS encoding inositol monophosphatase has product MTQDLLAATTAAVRAAGDRMLERYSPATRQPGLPELLESLHDNDSAVADVLRPALAAIRPEARWLDDEHGSGPLPGGEWWLIDPMGGNVNAVHGMPDWNVGVSLVRDGRPVLAVLYFPVHGELFTATEGGGAHLNGERLRVSAKTSLDGALAGTGQAQPGHRFLDRMGSSFTAMSEAALYVRISVPVTHQLAQVAAGRMDLHWQFDNVRAHAAGVLLVQEAGGVVTDLGGGPWDLTSAGYLAAAPGVHAAALKVLSA; this is encoded by the coding sequence ATGACGCAGGACCTGCTCGCCGCCACCACCGCCGCCGTCCGGGCGGCCGGGGACCGGATGCTGGAGCGCTACTCCCCCGCCACCCGCCAGCCGGGGCTGCCCGAACTGCTGGAAAGCCTGCACGACAACGACTCCGCCGTCGCCGACGTGCTCCGGCCGGCGCTCGCCGCCATCCGGCCGGAGGCGCGCTGGCTCGACGACGAACACGGCTCCGGGCCGCTGCCCGGCGGCGAGTGGTGGCTCATCGACCCGATGGGCGGCAACGTCAACGCCGTGCACGGCATGCCCGACTGGAACGTCGGCGTGAGCCTCGTCCGCGACGGCCGTCCGGTGCTGGCCGTCCTGTACTTCCCGGTGCACGGCGAACTGTTCACCGCCACCGAAGGCGGGGGCGCCCACCTGAACGGTGAGCGGCTGCGGGTCTCCGCCAAGACGTCGCTGGACGGCGCGCTGGCCGGCACCGGCCAGGCCCAGCCCGGCCACCGGTTCCTCGACCGGATGGGCAGCTCGTTCACCGCGATGTCGGAAGCCGCGCTGTACGTGCGGATCTCCGTGCCGGTGACCCACCAGCTCGCCCAGGTCGCCGCGGGCCGGATGGACCTGCACTGGCAGTTCGACAACGTCCGGGCGCACGCCGCCGGCGTCCTGCTGGTGCAGGAAGCCGGCGGCGTCGTCACGGACCTCGGCGGCGGCCCGTGGGACCTGACGAGCGCGGGCTACCTCGCCGCCGCGCCCGGCGTGCACGCCGCCGCGCTGAAGGTGCTCAGCGCCTGA
- a CDS encoding LysR family transcriptional regulator, with the protein MQLDLNLLTVLDALLEEGSVMGAAERLHLSSPAVSRTLGRLRAVTGDDILVRTGHTMVPTPYAVAVREDVHRLVRQARAVLQPARELNLAELDRTFTIQCHDALAASVIPVLAVRLQDRAPGVRLRVLAEHSADTDDLRHGRVDVELGGARPQQPEFRAEVLGRDHLEVAMRRGHPAAGGLDLRTFAEHPHVLVSRRGRLTAPIDEALAAEGLRRRVIASVATLATALQLAERSNALVTCAAVLGRPLIDAFGLITRPLPAKAEAAEICATWHQRFDSDPAHAWLREQIREALEEIIAGH; encoded by the coding sequence GTGCAACTCGACTTGAACTTGCTCACGGTGCTCGACGCGCTGCTCGAGGAGGGCAGCGTGATGGGCGCGGCCGAGCGGCTGCACCTGTCGTCACCGGCGGTGAGCCGCACCCTCGGCAGGCTGCGCGCGGTGACCGGTGATGACATCCTGGTCCGCACCGGTCACACGATGGTGCCCACGCCGTACGCGGTGGCCGTGCGCGAGGACGTGCACCGGCTGGTCCGGCAGGCGCGGGCGGTGCTGCAGCCGGCCCGCGAGCTGAACCTGGCCGAGCTGGACCGCACGTTCACCATCCAGTGCCACGACGCGCTCGCGGCGTCGGTGATCCCGGTGCTGGCGGTCCGGCTCCAGGACCGGGCGCCCGGCGTGCGGCTGCGGGTGCTGGCCGAGCACTCCGCCGACACCGACGACCTCCGGCACGGCCGCGTCGACGTCGAGCTCGGTGGCGCCCGGCCGCAGCAGCCCGAGTTCCGGGCCGAGGTGCTCGGCCGGGACCACCTGGAGGTGGCGATGCGCCGGGGTCACCCCGCGGCCGGCGGACTCGACCTGCGGACGTTCGCCGAGCACCCGCACGTCCTGGTCTCCCGCCGCGGCCGCCTCACCGCCCCGATCGACGAGGCGCTGGCCGCGGAAGGCCTGCGCCGCCGCGTGATCGCCTCGGTGGCCACGCTCGCGACGGCGCTGCAGCTGGCGGAACGCAGCAACGCCCTGGTCACCTGCGCGGCGGTGCTCGGCCGCCCGCTGATCGACGCGTTCGGGCTGATCACCCGCCCCCTCCCGGCGAAGGCGGAGGCGGCGGAGATCTGCGCAACGTGGCACCAGCGCTTCGACTCCGACCCGGCGCACGCCTGGCTCCGCGAGCAGATCCGGGAGGCACTGGAGGAGATCATCGCCGGGCACTGA
- a CDS encoding NAD(P)-dependent oxidoreductase, with the protein MNLTVLAASGRTGLALTREALRRGHTVTAIARDPGRIDVPPSARLHKVAADVEDPASLAAIAGSTVLSGLGTDRAGVLTAGAKAVAAAGPSRIIWLGAYGTGRSAEVAGEAAATLAKLLGDRLADKVEADATILAAGGTVFHAGLLTDGPESTERRTVGLEAGPPLDFEAVISRATVAAAMLDEAETPRFEGTIALPLPG; encoded by the coding sequence ATGAACCTCACCGTCCTCGCGGCGTCCGGCCGGACCGGACTCGCACTCACCCGGGAAGCCTTGCGGCGCGGGCACACCGTGACCGCGATCGCCCGGGATCCCGGCCGTATCGATGTTCCGCCGTCGGCCCGGCTGCACAAGGTGGCGGCCGACGTGGAAGATCCCGCGAGCCTCGCGGCCATCGCCGGCTCGACCGTCCTTTCCGGACTCGGCACGGACCGGGCCGGCGTGCTGACGGCGGGAGCCAAGGCGGTGGCCGCGGCCGGGCCGTCCCGGATCATCTGGCTCGGCGCGTACGGCACGGGCCGTTCGGCGGAGGTGGCGGGCGAAGCGGCCGCGACGCTGGCGAAGCTGCTGGGCGACCGGCTCGCCGACAAGGTCGAGGCGGACGCGACGATCCTCGCCGCGGGCGGCACGGTGTTCCACGCGGGCCTGCTGACGGACGGCCCGGAGAGCACGGAGCGGCGCACGGTCGGGCTGGAAGCGGGGCCACCGCTGGACTTCGAGGCGGTGATCAGCCGGGCGACGGTCGCCGCGGCGATGCTCGACGAGGCCGAGACGCCGCGCTTCGAGGGCACGATCGCGTTGCCCCTGCCCGGCTGA
- a CDS encoding alpha/beta hydrolase, translating into MKGWLRRAGTLAAATLTALGLTTGSTAQAATPAHYTGQLPDGASWVADVPAAWNGTVILYSHGFGPLQARNAPDEPTGQALLAAGYALIGSSYSGPSLWALASAPRDQFASLDELVRRIGEPRRTIAWGTSMGGLVSALEAESGARRLDGALTTCGLVAGALNLNNYQLDGEYALSRLLAPAQGVKLVRYASAAEASAAGAALTKLVSDAQGTAAGRARIALGAALMNTPPWLTGDAPPGPADHAGQEEQQQQALAGFVLGFVVPGRYEIEQAAGGNSAANRGVDYRKLLSGSPLAKQVRALYRTAGLDLDADLAELTRHADVTPDARAIGTLARTSTATGRLRVPSLAIHTTADHLVPVEQENWYAQRVRSAGREPLLRQAYVGAAGHCAFRPSETLAALHALESRIDTGRWPDLRPERLNAAAAALGEPGRYLRYTSAPLTGSDRR; encoded by the coding sequence ATGAAGGGGTGGCTCCGCCGGGCCGGCACCCTCGCCGCGGCCACGCTGACCGCGCTCGGCCTCACCACCGGGAGCACGGCGCAGGCCGCCACCCCCGCGCACTACACCGGGCAGCTGCCCGACGGCGCGAGCTGGGTGGCGGACGTGCCTGCCGCCTGGAACGGGACCGTCATCCTCTACAGCCACGGCTTCGGCCCGCTCCAGGCGCGCAACGCCCCCGACGAGCCGACCGGCCAGGCCCTGCTCGCGGCCGGGTACGCGCTGATCGGCTCGTCCTACAGCGGGCCGTCGCTGTGGGCGCTCGCTTCCGCACCGCGTGACCAGTTCGCCTCGCTCGACGAGCTCGTCCGCCGGATCGGCGAGCCCCGCCGCACCATCGCGTGGGGCACGTCGATGGGCGGGCTGGTCAGCGCACTGGAAGCGGAGTCCGGCGCGCGGCGGCTGGACGGCGCGCTGACCACGTGCGGCCTGGTCGCGGGTGCGCTGAACCTGAACAACTACCAGCTCGACGGCGAATACGCGCTGTCCCGCCTGCTCGCACCGGCGCAGGGGGTGAAGCTGGTCCGGTACGCGAGCGCCGCGGAAGCGAGCGCGGCGGGCGCGGCGCTGACGAAGCTCGTCAGCGACGCGCAGGGCACCGCGGCCGGGCGGGCCCGGATCGCGCTCGGGGCCGCGCTGATGAACACGCCGCCGTGGCTCACCGGCGACGCCCCGCCCGGGCCGGCCGACCACGCGGGCCAGGAGGAGCAACAGCAGCAGGCACTGGCGGGGTTCGTGCTCGGGTTCGTGGTGCCCGGCCGGTACGAGATCGAGCAGGCGGCCGGCGGGAACAGCGCGGCCAACCGGGGGGTCGACTACCGGAAGCTGCTCTCCGGCAGCCCGCTGGCGAAGCAGGTCCGGGCGCTGTACCGGACGGCGGGGCTCGACCTCGACGCCGACCTGGCCGAGCTGACCCGCCACGCGGACGTCACCCCCGATGCCCGCGCGATCGGCACGCTCGCCCGCACGTCCACGGCGACCGGGCGGCTGCGCGTCCCGTCGCTGGCCATCCACACCACCGCGGACCACCTCGTCCCGGTCGAGCAGGAGAACTGGTACGCCCAGCGGGTCCGGTCGGCGGGGCGGGAACCGTTGCTGCGCCAGGCCTACGTCGGGGCGGCCGGGCACTGCGCGTTCCGGCCGTCGGAGACCCTGGCGGCGTTGCACGCCCTGGAGTCCCGGATCGACACCGGCCGCTGGCCCGACCTGCGGCCGGAGCGCCTCAACGCGGCCGCGGCCGCGCTCGGCGAGCCGGGCCGGTACCTCCGTTACACGTCGGCGCCGCTGACCGGCTCGGACCGCCGCTGA
- a CDS encoding MFS transporter: MSTQLRRAVASSFLGSLIEYYDFLLYATASAVVFGKVFFAQLDPALATVASFGTFATGYLARPIGGLIFGHFGDRLGRKRMLVLTMTLMGVASFLIGLLPGYDRIGAVAPVGLVLLRIVQGIAVGGEWGGAVLMSAEHAKTRRGLWAAFTNAGAPSGMVVSTLVMSATAGLTSEADFLAWGWRIPFLLSIVLLAIGLFVRSRVDETPAFLATRKEERRRLPLVAVLRDHPRVLLLGVGVGLAAFVVQATLTTFVLAYGVAHGHPRQEVLNALTLSSACAVAGILLWSALSDRIGRRPVVLAGVAAMAVFGFLLFPMVRDGSGLLLVLALVIGQGVIHPMMYGPLAALYSELFDTGSRYTGASLGYQLAGLGAGFAPLIFAELQRANGGGSTTPVSWTIAAFCVLSAVCVLALRETHRRDLTPETGVPAAAQREGQRG; this comes from the coding sequence ATGAGCACTCAGCTCCGCAGAGCGGTCGCGTCGAGCTTCCTCGGCAGCCTCATCGAGTACTACGACTTCCTCCTCTACGCCACGGCGAGCGCGGTGGTCTTCGGCAAGGTCTTCTTCGCCCAGCTCGATCCGGCACTGGCCACGGTGGCCAGCTTCGGCACGTTCGCCACCGGCTACCTCGCCCGCCCGATCGGCGGCCTGATCTTCGGCCACTTCGGCGACCGGCTGGGCCGCAAGCGGATGCTCGTGCTGACGATGACCCTGATGGGCGTCGCGAGCTTCCTCATCGGCCTGCTCCCCGGCTACGACCGGATCGGCGCGGTCGCCCCGGTCGGGCTGGTCCTGCTCCGCATCGTCCAGGGCATCGCGGTCGGCGGCGAGTGGGGCGGCGCGGTGCTGATGTCCGCCGAGCACGCGAAGACGCGCCGCGGGCTGTGGGCGGCGTTCACCAACGCCGGCGCGCCGAGCGGCATGGTCGTCTCGACGCTGGTCATGTCCGCCACCGCGGGGCTGACCTCCGAGGCCGACTTCCTCGCCTGGGGCTGGCGGATCCCGTTCCTGCTCAGCATCGTGCTGCTCGCGATCGGCCTGTTCGTGCGCTCCCGGGTGGACGAGACGCCGGCGTTCCTGGCCACCCGCAAGGAAGAACGGCGGCGGCTGCCGCTGGTGGCCGTGCTGCGGGACCACCCGCGCGTGCTGCTGCTCGGGGTCGGGGTCGGGCTCGCCGCGTTCGTCGTCCAGGCCACGCTGACCACCTTCGTGCTCGCTTACGGCGTCGCGCACGGGCACCCGCGGCAGGAAGTGCTCAACGCGCTCACCCTGTCTTCGGCCTGCGCGGTGGCGGGAATCCTGCTGTGGTCGGCCCTTTCGGACCGGATCGGCCGCCGCCCGGTCGTGCTGGCCGGCGTGGCCGCGATGGCGGTGTTCGGGTTCCTGCTCTTCCCGATGGTCCGCGACGGCAGCGGGCTGCTGCTCGTGCTGGCACTGGTGATCGGCCAGGGCGTGATCCACCCGATGATGTACGGGCCGCTGGCCGCCCTCTACTCCGAGCTCTTCGACACCGGGAGCCGGTACACCGGCGCGTCGCTGGGCTACCAGCTCGCCGGGCTCGGCGCCGGGTTCGCCCCGCTGATCTTCGCCGAGCTCCAGCGCGCCAACGGCGGCGGGTCGACCACGCCGGTGTCGTGGACCATCGCCGCTTTCTGCGTCCTGTCCGCCGTCTGCGTGCTGGCGCTGCGGGAGACCCACCGCCGCGACCTCACCCCGGAGACCGGCGTCCCCGCGGCCGCCCAGCGGGAAGGGCAGCGCGGATGA
- a CDS encoding PaaX family transcriptional regulator C-terminal domain-containing protein, with protein sequence MTPSAETGSGPRPKSVMLTFLGIHLLGRASAIYSGSVIDVFGRVGVSEEAVRSTLTRMAGSGLLTRHRHSRKVYFGLSERLAAVLEDGRRRIWETGAVNRSEDAGWTLVGFSLPDTRRGDRHDLRRQLTWAGFGLLQNGLWVAPGVRDVTAIIEQLGLDGHVTVFTANPAKPTEAAELVRKAFDTATIASRYHDFTEKWDGGQPSFPDDLTSRLVLHSDWLHVVRRDPHLPAGHLPADWPAMEAETLFRKLDADFREGADKLAEETLELLPT encoded by the coding sequence GTGACACCCTCCGCCGAGACCGGCTCCGGGCCCCGCCCGAAGTCCGTCATGCTCACGTTCCTGGGCATCCACCTGCTCGGGCGGGCGAGCGCGATCTACTCGGGCAGCGTGATCGACGTGTTCGGCCGGGTCGGCGTCTCGGAGGAGGCGGTGCGCTCGACGCTGACCAGGATGGCGGGCAGCGGGCTGCTGACCCGGCACCGCCACAGCCGCAAGGTCTACTTCGGACTGAGCGAGCGGCTCGCCGCGGTCCTCGAGGACGGCAGGCGGCGCATCTGGGAGACCGGCGCGGTCAACCGTTCCGAGGACGCCGGCTGGACGCTGGTCGGGTTCTCCCTGCCCGACACCCGCCGCGGCGACCGCCACGACCTGCGCCGCCAGCTCACCTGGGCGGGCTTCGGCCTGCTGCAGAACGGGTTGTGGGTCGCCCCCGGCGTCCGCGACGTCACGGCCATCATCGAGCAACTCGGTCTGGACGGGCACGTCACGGTGTTCACGGCGAACCCGGCGAAGCCGACGGAAGCGGCCGAGCTGGTGCGCAAGGCTTTCGACACGGCGACGATCGCCTCGCGCTACCACGACTTCACGGAGAAGTGGGACGGCGGCCAACCGTCCTTTCCGGACGATCTGACGAGCCGGCTGGTGCTGCATTCGGACTGGCTGCACGTGGTCCGCCGGGACCCGCACCTGCCGGCGGGGCACCTGCCGGCCGATTGGCCGGCAATGGAGGCGGAGACGTTGTTCCGCAAGCTGGACGCGGACTTCCGCGAGGGCGCGGACAAGCTGGCGGAGGAGACGCTCGAACTGCTGCCGACGTAG
- a CDS encoding Calx-beta domain-containing protein: MSRRSLFVALTTVSALLTPAAVAAAAPPGVDPATVDLTLSAGQSADVTKHVTTSAVPPNPDLVLLADTTGSMGGAISNVKTNAGAITGDVLAAQPTAQFGVAEYKDFTDSVPFKVNQGITANTAAVQAGIDQWAAAGGGDLPEADLNALYELATGAVTFRPDGTRIIAWFGDAPSHDPSGGHTLAQTIDALKAAKVRVVAVNVGNLDADGQASAIAAATGGVLLNNVPSNQVSQAILDGIKSIEVTVAPKVTACDPQLTLTNAPASVKVASGDVATFTETVAAAADAAPGTYHCTVDYQVDGVSRGYVETTTVRVLGLSINDVTVDEGSGGAPVPATFTVSLLGGASPNPVSVHYATANGTATAPADYQAAGGDVTFAPGETSKPVTVLVNPDTVDEPDETFTVTLSNPAGAGLVDPTGVGTIRDDDRDGVFSCTGTAANVIGVTAAVANPANLPCADDSKSVLDATLNAGLIKVQTHALTSSTDLAPDNQSAAPAAGDHAQATAKIDKTVISTAGLTIELGVIQSQAAATCQPAPGGLAPALTGSSNVASLKINGVPVTVGSAPLTIALVIGSLKLNGQTIANGVVKQQAVALETPLAKIVLAESQADVHGTAAHPAGNPCRR; encoded by the coding sequence ATGTCGCGGAGATCCTTGTTCGTCGCGCTGACCACGGTCAGTGCCTTGCTCACCCCGGCCGCGGTCGCGGCCGCGGCGCCGCCCGGGGTCGATCCGGCCACCGTCGACCTGACGCTCTCCGCCGGGCAGAGCGCCGACGTCACCAAGCACGTCACCACTTCCGCCGTGCCGCCGAACCCCGACCTCGTGCTGCTCGCGGACACGACCGGCAGCATGGGCGGCGCGATCTCCAACGTCAAAACCAACGCCGGCGCCATCACCGGTGACGTGCTCGCCGCGCAGCCGACCGCCCAGTTCGGCGTGGCCGAGTACAAGGACTTCACCGACTCCGTGCCCTTCAAGGTCAATCAGGGCATCACCGCGAACACCGCCGCGGTGCAGGCCGGCATCGACCAGTGGGCCGCGGCAGGCGGCGGCGACCTCCCCGAAGCCGACCTCAACGCCCTCTACGAACTGGCCACCGGCGCGGTCACCTTCCGCCCGGACGGCACCCGCATCATCGCCTGGTTCGGCGACGCGCCGTCGCACGACCCCAGCGGCGGGCACACCCTGGCCCAGACCATCGACGCGCTCAAGGCGGCGAAGGTCCGCGTGGTCGCGGTCAACGTCGGCAACCTGGATGCCGACGGCCAGGCGAGCGCCATCGCCGCGGCCACCGGCGGCGTGCTGCTGAACAACGTGCCGTCGAACCAGGTGTCGCAGGCCATCCTCGACGGCATCAAGTCCATCGAGGTCACGGTCGCCCCGAAGGTCACCGCCTGCGATCCGCAGCTGACGCTCACCAACGCCCCGGCGAGCGTGAAGGTGGCCAGCGGGGACGTCGCCACGTTCACCGAAACCGTCGCCGCCGCGGCCGACGCCGCGCCCGGCACCTACCACTGCACGGTCGACTACCAGGTCGACGGCGTGTCCCGCGGGTACGTCGAGACGACGACCGTGCGCGTGCTCGGCTTGAGCATCAACGACGTCACGGTGGACGAGGGCTCCGGCGGCGCGCCGGTGCCCGCCACCTTCACCGTGTCGCTGCTCGGCGGCGCCTCGCCGAACCCGGTGTCGGTCCACTACGCCACCGCGAACGGCACGGCGACCGCGCCGGCGGACTACCAGGCGGCGGGCGGTGACGTGACCTTCGCGCCCGGCGAGACGAGCAAGCCGGTGACCGTGCTGGTCAACCCGGACACCGTCGACGAGCCGGACGAGACGTTCACCGTGACGCTGTCGAACCCGGCCGGCGCCGGGCTGGTCGACCCGACCGGCGTCGGCACGATCCGCGACGACGACCGCGACGGTGTCTTCTCCTGCACCGGCACCGCCGCGAACGTCATCGGCGTCACCGCGGCCGTGGCGAACCCGGCGAACCTGCCCTGCGCCGACGACAGCAAGTCCGTCCTCGACGCGACGCTCAACGCCGGCCTGATCAAGGTGCAGACGCACGCGCTGACGTCGTCGACCGACCTGGCCCCCGACAACCAGTCGGCGGCCCCGGCGGCCGGTGACCACGCGCAGGCGACGGCCAAGATCGACAAGACCGTGATCAGCACGGCCGGGCTGACGATCGAGCTGGGCGTGATCCAGTCCCAGGCCGCGGCGACCTGCCAGCCGGCCCCGGGCGGGCTCGCCCCGGCGCTGACCGGCAGCTCGAACGTCGCCTCGCTGAAGATCAACGGCGTCCCGGTCACGGTGGGCTCGGCGCCGCTGACCATCGCGCTGGTGATCGGCTCGCTGAAGCTGAACGGCCAGACCATCGCGAATGGCGTCGTGAAGCAGCAGGCGGTCGCGCTGGAAACCCCGCTGGCGAAGATCGTGCTGGCGGAGTCCCAGGCCGACGTGCACGGCACCGCCGCGCACCCGGCGGGCAACCCGTGCCGGCGCTGA
- a CDS encoding NAD(P)/FAD-dependent oxidoreductase — protein MTGVPEVVIAGAGLAGLAAAITLHRAGVPCAVLEASDDVGGRVRTDVVDGFRLDRGFQILNPAYPAIRRLVDVDALRLGRFQRAVRVADDDRVSLLGNPVDTPKALRDIVARRYLSAKDLAALGAFTARVAAGPAQAVIDRADRTTAEELRRAGVSERAVETVFRPFLSGVFLEPELATSARFFQLVWRSFVRSAPSLPARGMGELPRQLAGRLPTSAIHLRTPVEEVRPGRVRTADGVVWPARAVVVATDGAAAARLAGVGEPRWNSGTTWYFAPPRSPLREPVIVIDARGGPVVNTSVLSEVCPEYAPPGSALVSATALTALPEPEVRRALGRMYRTDATRWPLVARYEIRHALPAMPPPHELRREVRLGDGLYVCGDHRDTSSLQGALASGTRAARAVLADLGVPSRANR, from the coding sequence GTGACCGGCGTGCCGGAAGTCGTCATCGCCGGAGCCGGGCTGGCCGGGCTCGCCGCCGCGATCACGCTGCACCGGGCCGGCGTGCCGTGCGCGGTGCTGGAGGCCTCGGACGACGTCGGCGGCCGCGTGCGCACCGACGTAGTCGACGGCTTCCGCCTGGACCGCGGGTTCCAGATCCTCAACCCGGCCTACCCGGCGATCCGGCGGCTGGTCGACGTCGACGCCCTGCGGCTGGGCCGGTTCCAGCGCGCGGTCCGGGTGGCCGACGACGACCGCGTCTCACTGCTCGGCAACCCGGTGGACACGCCCAAGGCGCTGCGCGACATCGTGGCCCGGCGGTACCTGTCGGCGAAGGACCTGGCGGCGCTCGGCGCGTTCACCGCCCGCGTCGCCGCGGGCCCGGCCCAGGCGGTGATCGACCGCGCCGACCGCACGACAGCGGAAGAACTGCGGCGCGCCGGGGTGTCCGAACGGGCGGTGGAGACGGTGTTCCGGCCGTTCCTCTCCGGCGTGTTCCTGGAACCGGAACTGGCCACCTCGGCCCGGTTCTTCCAGCTGGTGTGGCGCAGTTTCGTGCGCTCGGCGCCGTCGCTGCCGGCACGGGGCATGGGCGAGCTCCCGCGGCAGCTGGCCGGGCGGCTGCCGACGTCGGCGATCCACCTGCGCACCCCGGTCGAGGAGGTCCGGCCCGGCCGCGTCCGCACGGCCGACGGCGTGGTGTGGCCGGCCCGCGCGGTGGTCGTGGCGACCGACGGTGCCGCGGCCGCCCGGCTGGCCGGGGTCGGGGAACCGCGCTGGAACAGCGGGACGACGTGGTACTTCGCCCCACCGCGCTCACCGTTGCGCGAACCGGTGATCGTGATCGACGCCCGTGGCGGGCCGGTGGTCAACACAAGTGTGCTCAGCGAGGTGTGCCCGGAGTACGCCCCGCCCGGCTCGGCGCTGGTGAGCGCGACGGCGTTGACGGCGTTGCCGGAGCCGGAGGTGCGCCGGGCGCTGGGCCGGATGTACCGCACGGACGCGACGCGGTGGCCGCTGGTGGCCCGGTACGAGATCCGGCACGCGCTCCCGGCGATGCCGCCGCCGCACGAGCTGCGGCGCGAGGTGCGGCTGGGCGACGGGCTCTACGTGTGCGGCGACCACCGGGACACGAGTTCCCTCCAGGGCGCCCTCGCGTCCGGCACCCGGGCGGCCCGTGCGGTGCTCGCCGACCTCGGCGTGCCGAGCCGCGCGAACCGCTGA